Proteins co-encoded in one Aspergillus flavus chromosome 2, complete sequence genomic window:
- a CDS encoding clathrin-coated vesicle protein (hypothetical protein ASPNI_200992), giving the protein MTFAEEFRSRNFSIYGQWTGVVCIVLCIALGIANIFSFNAVRIVFSILCLVSGFVLVFIEVPFLLRICPTSEKFDTFIRRFTTNWMRAAMYVVMSALQWVSLVSGASSLIAAAVLLLLAGLFYALAGLKSQEFVGSKTLGGQGLAQMIV; this is encoded by the exons ATGACGTTCGCTGAGGAATTCCGCTCGAGAAACTTCA GTATCTACGGACAATG GACGGGTGTTGTATGCATTGTCCTATGCATCGCCCTCGGCATTGCCAACATTTTTTCGTTTAACGCCGTTCGCATCGTCTTCAGCATCTTATGCCT TGTTTCGGGATTCGTCCTCGTTTTCATCGAGGTTCCTTTTCTGCTCAGAATTTGCCCTACCTCCGAAAAGTTCGACACCTTTATTCGACGTTTCACCACTAATTGGATGCGCGCTGCCATGTACGTTGTCATGAGTGCCTTGCAATGGGTCAGTCTTGTCTCCGGTGCGTCGAGTTTGATCGCCGCAGCggttctcctccttctcgccGGTCTCTTTTATGCCTTGGCAGGCTTGAAGAGCCAGGAGTTTGTTGGAAGTAAGACCTTGGGTGGCCAAGGGCTTGCGCAAATGATTGTCTAG